The following proteins come from a genomic window of Paenibacillus sp. CAA11:
- a CDS encoding glycoside hydrolase family 48 protein, translating into MRTKSAFKKPISIMMTAVLTLSLTFSSFQLGTPKAAAAASVEGTRFLQLYDQLKDPKSGYFSAEGIPYHSVETLMSEAPDYGHMTTSEAYSYWMWLEVLYGHYTGDWTKLEGAWDNMEKYMIPINEGDGKEEQPTMSYYNPNSPATYAAEYAQPDQYPSRLTSEYPAGKDPLDAELKSTYGNNQTYMMHWLLDVDNWYGYGNLLNPGHTATYVNTFQRGEQESVFETVPHPSQDDKSFGKPNEGFMTLFTKENNAPAAQWRYTSAADADARAVQAMFWAKKLGYDNEVYLKKAEKMGDYLRYTMYDKYFQKIGSASDGKPTAGTGKDASHYLLSWYASWGGGLGQSGNWAWRIGASHVHQGYQNVVAAYALSDAENGGLVPASPTAEQDWDTSLKRQLEFYNWLQSSEGAIAGGATNSWDGAYKAYPAGISTFYDMAYDSAPVYHDPESNNWFGMQAWPVERVAELYYILASNGDTSSENFKMAKKVIENWVDWSMDYAFAGERPVSDAEGYYLDADGKRILGGKDVQVATVPAPGEFWLPSNLEWQGQPDTWKGFENHTGNNNLHVVTKDPGQDAGVLGSYVKALTFFAAGTKAEKGSYTPLGEEAKLLSKNLLNTAWNYNDGVGITTKEARKEYYRYFTNEIYIPDGWSGKFGQGNTIPGNQGVPSDPSKGGKGKYLSYAELRPNIKNDPDWAYLENKYKTSWNAQTKKWDDGAPEFTYHRFWSQVDMATAYAEYDRLINGGGSGPVDPVAPKAPGNVKAAAGDAKVVLTWSKPSGAESYTVKRAETSGGPYTEIATVTTNSFTDSSVVNDTTYYYVVSAANAIGVSPDSAEVSAKPTAAPVPAKGDLVVEYKVNDSNPGDNQIRPTLRVVNKGTESVDLSQVKVRYYFTADGATGQEFHCDYAVVGSGNIQGSFVKVDPPVTGADHYLEISFAPGAGTIAPGSDSGEIQIRMNKADWSNYNEKDDFSFDPVKTSLAAWEKTPLYLNGKLVWGLEP; encoded by the coding sequence ATGAGGACAAAATCAGCATTCAAGAAGCCCATCTCCATCATGATGACAGCAGTGTTAACACTATCATTGACGTTTAGCTCATTTCAATTGGGTACGCCAAAAGCAGCGGCTGCCGCTTCTGTAGAAGGCACACGCTTTTTACAGCTTTATGATCAGCTTAAAGATCCGAAGAGTGGTTATTTCTCTGCTGAAGGCATTCCCTATCATTCGGTAGAGACCTTAATGAGCGAGGCGCCAGATTATGGGCACATGACGACTTCCGAGGCCTACAGCTACTGGATGTGGCTCGAAGTACTGTATGGACACTATACTGGCGACTGGACCAAGCTGGAAGGCGCCTGGGACAATATGGAGAAGTATATGATTCCTATCAATGAAGGAGACGGCAAGGAAGAGCAGCCTACGATGAGCTATTATAATCCCAATAGTCCCGCTACTTATGCAGCTGAATATGCCCAGCCGGATCAATATCCAAGCCGCCTCACAAGTGAGTACCCTGCCGGTAAGGATCCGCTCGATGCTGAGCTGAAATCTACTTACGGCAACAATCAAACCTATATGATGCACTGGCTGCTTGACGTGGACAATTGGTACGGCTATGGGAACCTGTTGAATCCCGGCCATACGGCAACCTATGTGAACACCTTCCAACGCGGAGAGCAGGAGTCTGTCTTTGAGACGGTTCCGCATCCTTCCCAGGATGACAAGTCCTTTGGCAAGCCGAATGAAGGCTTCATGACCTTGTTCACCAAGGAGAACAATGCTCCCGCTGCGCAGTGGCGCTACACAAGCGCTGCTGATGCGGATGCCAGAGCCGTGCAGGCGATGTTCTGGGCCAAGAAATTGGGGTACGATAATGAAGTATATTTGAAGAAAGCCGAGAAAATGGGCGACTATCTTCGTTACACGATGTACGATAAATACTTCCAGAAGATTGGAAGCGCTTCAGATGGGAAGCCGACCGCGGGCACAGGCAAGGATGCAAGCCATTACCTGCTCTCTTGGTATGCATCATGGGGTGGCGGCTTGGGTCAAAGCGGCAACTGGGCATGGCGGATTGGAGCGAGCCATGTGCATCAAGGCTATCAGAACGTTGTTGCCGCATATGCTCTATCCGATGCCGAGAATGGAGGTCTTGTTCCTGCATCTCCAACGGCTGAGCAGGACTGGGATACTTCACTGAAGCGTCAGTTGGAGTTCTATAACTGGCTGCAGTCCAGCGAAGGAGCGATTGCAGGGGGCGCCACAAACAGCTGGGACGGTGCCTATAAGGCTTATCCTGCTGGAATCAGTACGTTCTATGATATGGCTTATGACTCTGCCCCGGTGTATCACGATCCCGAGTCCAATAACTGGTTCGGCATGCAGGCATGGCCTGTCGAGCGTGTAGCTGAGCTCTATTACATTTTGGCAAGCAATGGAGATACCTCTTCAGAGAACTTCAAGATGGCTAAGAAAGTGATTGAGAACTGGGTAGATTGGTCCATGGATTACGCATTTGCAGGGGAGCGCCCTGTATCTGATGCGGAAGGCTATTATTTAGATGCAGATGGCAAGCGAATTCTTGGCGGGAAAGATGTTCAGGTGGCCACAGTTCCTGCGCCTGGGGAGTTCTGGCTGCCCAGCAATTTGGAATGGCAGGGCCAGCCGGATACCTGGAAAGGCTTTGAGAATCATACGGGCAACAACAACCTTCATGTCGTTACCAAAGATCCTGGACAAGACGCAGGTGTTCTCGGAAGCTATGTGAAAGCGCTGACCTTCTTTGCAGCCGGTACGAAGGCTGAAAAGGGCAGCTATACCCCGCTTGGCGAAGAAGCGAAGCTGCTGTCCAAAAATCTTCTGAATACCGCATGGAACTATAATGACGGTGTTGGAATTACCACCAAAGAAGCTCGTAAGGAGTATTACCGCTATTTTACGAATGAAATCTATATTCCTGACGGCTGGTCCGGCAAATTTGGCCAAGGCAATACGATCCCGGGCAATCAAGGCGTTCCTTCCGATCCTTCCAAGGGAGGTAAGGGGAAATATCTAAGCTATGCTGAACTTAGACCGAATATTAAGAACGATCCTGACTGGGCTTACCTTGAGAATAAGTATAAAACCTCATGGAATGCACAAACGAAGAAATGGGATGATGGTGCTCCGGAATTTACGTACCATCGCTTCTGGTCCCAAGTGGATATGGCGACAGCCTATGCCGAATATGACCGTCTCATTAATGGCGGCGGCTCTGGGCCGGTAGATCCTGTCGCACCGAAGGCTCCCGGCAATGTCAAAGCGGCTGCAGGGGATGCCAAAGTTGTGCTGACTTGGAGCAAGCCATCAGGCGCTGAAAGCTATACAGTGAAGAGAGCTGAAACAAGCGGTGGCCCTTACACTGAAATTGCAACGGTAACGACAAATTCATTCACGGATTCAAGTGTTGTGAATGATACGACCTATTACTATGTAGTATCAGCTGCTAATGCAATTGGCGTGAGCCCTGATTCTGCTGAGGTAAGCGCCAAGCCAACCGCGGCTCCGGTTCCAGCCAAAGGTGACCTCGTCGTGGAATACAAGGTGAACGATTCGAATCCGGGAGACAATCAAATCCGTCCTACGCTGCGTGTAGTGAACAAGGGGACAGAATCTGTTGATCTGAGTCAGGTGAAGGTTCGCTATTACTTCACGGCTGATGGGGCTACTGGACAAGAGTTTCATTGCGATTACGCCGTTGTAGGCAGCGGCAACATTCAAGGAAGCTTCGTGAAGGTGGATCCTCCGGTAACCGGTGCGGATCATTATCTTGAAATTTCATTTGCACCTGGAGCGGGTACAATTGCACCGGGAAGCGACAGCGGTGAGATCCAAATTCGTATGAATAAGGCGGACTGGTCGAATTACAATGAGAAGGATGATTTCTCATTCGATCCGGTCAAGACTTCTCTGGCGGCATGGGAGAAAACACCTTTATACTTGAATGGTAAGCTTGTGTGGGGTCTTGAGCCTTAA
- the aspS gene encoding aspartate--tRNA(Asn) ligase produces the protein MSMSKPNQESSKVRVLCSQLSDKIGEGVMIQGWVHRTRYLGALAFAQVRDRSGLVQCVLEGKLVKTRLELESVVTVKGKVVASLKTTGGIEIQAEEIFVLNRAETPLPFEVNRKELGIKLETILEHRVLSMRNPRVHAIFAIQAAIVTAFREYLNGLGFMQIFTPKLVAAGTEGGSNLFEVSYFEKKAYLAQSPQFYKQMMVGAGYERVYEIAPVYRAEEHHTSRHLNEYISLDVEVGFVESEAELMELEEDLLRFVVGKLGKMCEQELTLLGVSLPQVTTIPRITVEEARTILLKEYGKTSPEGDLDPEGERLICRHFAEKEGAGMAFITGYPVEIRPMYAMPTSDHPGLTASFDLLFNGVEITTGGLRIHDRNQLEQSMRSHGLQPDHFASYLELFRYGMPPHGGFAIGLERLVSRLLNLNNVREASAFPRDRSRLTP, from the coding sequence ATGTCTATGTCCAAACCCAATCAAGAGTCTTCCAAAGTTCGTGTTCTTTGCTCCCAGTTATCGGATAAAATCGGGGAAGGGGTAATGATCCAAGGATGGGTTCATCGAACCCGCTATCTAGGTGCCCTTGCTTTCGCTCAGGTTCGAGACAGAAGCGGCCTGGTGCAGTGTGTGCTTGAAGGAAAGTTAGTCAAGACCCGGCTCGAGCTCGAGTCTGTCGTGACCGTAAAGGGAAAGGTAGTAGCCTCTCTGAAGACTACTGGCGGAATAGAAATTCAGGCTGAGGAGATTTTCGTACTCAATCGTGCTGAGACACCGCTACCTTTTGAGGTCAATCGAAAGGAGCTAGGCATTAAACTGGAGACAATACTTGAGCATAGAGTGCTCTCCATGAGGAATCCAAGAGTACATGCCATATTTGCCATCCAAGCTGCGATCGTTACGGCATTTAGAGAATATTTGAACGGTTTGGGTTTTATGCAGATCTTTACGCCGAAGCTGGTCGCAGCAGGAACCGAAGGCGGCTCGAACCTGTTTGAGGTGAGTTATTTTGAGAAGAAGGCATACCTGGCCCAGTCTCCTCAATTTTACAAGCAGATGATGGTGGGAGCGGGATATGAAAGAGTGTATGAAATCGCTCCTGTATATCGTGCAGAAGAGCATCATACTTCCAGACATCTGAACGAATATATTTCATTAGATGTAGAGGTGGGCTTTGTCGAGTCCGAGGCAGAACTCATGGAACTGGAGGAAGATTTGCTCAGGTTTGTCGTTGGGAAGCTGGGAAAGATGTGTGAGCAGGAACTCACATTACTTGGTGTCTCCTTGCCCCAGGTGACTACCATTCCAAGGATCACAGTAGAGGAAGCGAGAACCATCCTGCTCAAGGAATATGGTAAGACCTCTCCAGAAGGGGACCTGGACCCTGAGGGAGAGCGGCTGATCTGCCGCCATTTTGCCGAAAAGGAAGGAGCAGGCATGGCCTTCATCACCGGGTACCCTGTAGAAATTCGTCCTATGTATGCCATGCCGACGTCGGATCATCCCGGGCTTACAGCTTCCTTTGACTTGCTATTTAACGGTGTTGAAATTACGACGGGAGGCCTGCGAATCCATGATCGCAACCAGCTGGAGCAGTCCATGCGGAGCCACGGATTACAGCCTGATCATTTTGCCTCTTATCTCGAGCTGTTCCGTTATGGTATGCCACCGCATGGCGGTTTTGCCATCGGGTTGGAGCGGCTGGTCTCCCGATTACTGAACCTGAACAATGTACGTGAGGCTTCAGCATTTCCACGGGACCGCTCCAGGCTGACACCTTAA
- a CDS encoding YitT family protein, with the protein MNITKYGKDMAFIILGAFLFALGVNLFVIPNDFGEGGVTGITIILYYLFAWSPGLTNLILNSILLVIGYRFLSKLTTVYTIIAVVFNSLFLHLTESWSIDAHEPLVNAIFGGIIIGVGIGLIVRAGGTTAGTVILARIANKYLDWNISYALLFFDLIVALSSYFIIGAEKLMITIIMLFMGTKTMEFVIEGLNPKKAITIISKEQDHIAEQVNVIMDRGVTVLSGHGYYTKSPAQILYIVISRQEIPMLKKIVKSTDPNAFITIHDVRDVFGKGFIELSKE; encoded by the coding sequence ATGAACATTACAAAATACGGAAAAGACATGGCATTCATTATTTTAGGTGCCTTTTTATTCGCCTTAGGAGTAAATTTGTTTGTTATTCCCAATGATTTTGGGGAGGGTGGCGTTACCGGAATAACCATCATTTTATATTATTTATTTGCCTGGTCTCCCGGTTTAACGAATTTGATTCTAAATAGCATTCTGCTTGTAATCGGATACCGCTTCTTAAGTAAGCTAACAACGGTTTACACGATTATCGCGGTTGTGTTCAACTCTTTGTTTCTCCATCTTACAGAGAGCTGGTCTATAGATGCTCATGAGCCGTTGGTGAATGCAATCTTCGGCGGTATTATAATTGGAGTGGGCATCGGGCTGATCGTCAGAGCCGGTGGAACAACAGCTGGAACGGTCATTTTGGCGAGAATCGCGAATAAATACCTTGACTGGAATATCAGCTATGCGCTGCTGTTCTTTGATCTTATTGTTGCTTTATCCTCTTATTTTATTATCGGTGCAGAGAAACTGATGATCACGATCATTATGCTGTTCATGGGAACCAAGACGATGGAATTTGTTATTGAAGGCTTGAACCCGAAGAAGGCCATCACCATTATTTCCAAAGAACAGGATCATATCGCTGAGCAGGTAAATGTCATCATGGACAGAGGGGTTACTGTTCTTTCAGGCCATGGTTATTACACGAAGTCTCCTGCTCAAATTCTGTATATTGTAATCAGCAGGCAGGAAATTCCGATGCTGAAGAAGATTGTAAAATCTACGGACCCTAACGCCTTTATCACCATCCATGATGTACGTGATGTATTTGGCAAAGGATTTATAGAATTATCCAAGGAATAA
- a CDS encoding DUF421 domain-containing protein, producing MPEWIHIVVQSVVGLAVLFTFTRFLGKRQLTQLSFFEYIIGITIGNLAGFTSVDLEGHWLMGLIALAVWVVISLCIEVLQMRSKKARDIIDSRSTFLIKDGKILEGNLKKEKLSNEELLTLLRKKSVFNVEEIDHAVMEPSGELNVMLKDQYKPITLSQLQKGTGSGGIVYEIVLDGKIMNESLTAAGFSTRWLNRKLQEMGAKLEDVYFAQLDQSGKLYVDLYEDNLN from the coding sequence ATGCCGGAATGGATACATATTGTCGTACAATCCGTTGTTGGACTAGCGGTATTATTTACATTTACACGGTTTCTAGGAAAACGTCAGCTGACCCAATTATCTTTCTTCGAGTATATTATTGGCATTACAATCGGGAATTTGGCCGGGTTCACTTCCGTCGATCTGGAAGGCCACTGGCTTATGGGACTTATTGCTTTGGCAGTATGGGTAGTTATTTCACTGTGTATCGAAGTGCTTCAGATGAGAAGTAAAAAGGCGAGGGACATTATAGACAGCCGCTCCACCTTTCTCATCAAAGACGGGAAAATCCTGGAGGGCAACCTCAAGAAAGAGAAGCTGTCCAACGAAGAGCTTCTCACTTTATTACGCAAGAAAAGTGTGTTCAATGTAGAAGAAATTGACCATGCCGTGATGGAACCAAGCGGTGAATTGAATGTTATGCTAAAAGATCAGTACAAGCCAATCACCCTCTCCCAGCTCCAAAAAGGTACAGGATCAGGCGGTATTGTCTATGAGATTGTTTTAGATGGGAAAATTATGAATGAGTCATTGACAGCAGCCGGGTTTAGCACTCGTTGGCTAAACCGCAAGCTGCAGGAGATGGGGGCGAAGCTTGAGGATGTATATTTCGCCCAATTGGATCAATCCGGCAAGCTGTATGTGGATTTATACGAAGATAACTTAAACTAA
- a CDS encoding serine hydrolase domain-containing protein, producing the protein MQKEHKLLILKIVLLVFLPISVMDKNIYAEGGNLVPSKSTEFQLWLQQKAPQLQQRYGATGAAIGVVQGGETTYTLNMGYANKKDRIPVTTSTVFQAGSVSKTITALGILHLVDQGALSLDDPVSKYLTRWHFPSSPYDLEKVTVRSLLSHTAGLPAHPGYLGVKPGDKLSSLEESLSGLGESGVKTYVAQQPGKFAVYSGAGYTLLQLLIEEVTGLSFNTYMQQQILDPLGMISSSFDPSELNSGKAAGYGYFGQKLPITGSRSKQQLG; encoded by the coding sequence ATGCAGAAAGAACACAAGTTGCTCATATTAAAGATTGTACTGCTGGTGTTTTTACCTATTTCTGTTATGGACAAAAATATCTATGCAGAAGGTGGAAATTTAGTGCCATCTAAATCTACGGAATTTCAATTGTGGCTTCAGCAGAAAGCTCCGCAGCTCCAGCAGCGGTACGGAGCTACCGGTGCAGCCATTGGTGTAGTACAGGGAGGAGAAACGACCTATACTCTAAACATGGGATATGCAAATAAAAAAGATCGGATTCCTGTGACGACAAGTACTGTTTTCCAGGCAGGCTCTGTTTCAAAGACAATAACAGCCTTGGGGATTTTACATTTGGTAGATCAAGGGGCCCTGTCTCTGGATGACCCTGTCAGCAAATATTTAACCCGATGGCATTTTCCCAGCTCACCCTATGACCTTGAGAAAGTTACAGTACGCAGCTTGTTAAGCCACACGGCAGGCCTGCCTGCGCATCCTGGATATTTGGGGGTAAAGCCGGGAGATAAGCTGTCTTCCTTGGAGGAATCGCTCTCTGGCTTAGGTGAAAGTGGCGTGAAGACATATGTGGCCCAACAGCCCGGAAAATTCGCAGTGTATTCGGGGGCAGGTTACACTCTGCTTCAATTGCTGATCGAGGAAGTGACAGGCTTATCTTTTAACACCTATATGCAGCAGCAGATTCTTGACCCTCTGGGTATGATCTCAAGTTCATTTGATCCCTCGGAACTAAACTCAGGTAAAGCGGCTGGTTACGGTTATTTTGGTCAGAAGCTGCCGATTACCGGTTCACGGAGCAAGCAGCAGCTGGGCTGA
- a CDS encoding serine hydrolase: MKTNVKDLMSLMMAEMKPYKAGMVLQNMLLIKERQKPVLDENGLGVFVRKLPDQRRLIYHSGDNRGFHSFYGYIPESGDGLVILTNSDNGIDLRQDIYSAWIKFQTGEDAPGYLALKQKREINRYLAAVLYLLLGCYIAVAVIRLIRGRRGFISKHAQKVKWIFALKAVLIGGVGISLIYYTYFLSNLNLAAGLKQVVMAVFLWLIGLLLVAIFPKYRKRKQSI; this comes from the coding sequence CTGAAGACCAACGTTAAGGACCTGATGTCTTTAATGATGGCTGAGATGAAGCCGTATAAAGCTGGAATGGTCCTGCAGAACATGCTGCTTATCAAGGAAAGACAAAAGCCTGTCCTTGATGAGAATGGACTAGGCGTATTTGTTCGGAAGCTTCCGGACCAGCGAAGGCTCATCTATCATTCCGGGGACAACAGGGGATTTCATTCATTCTATGGTTATATTCCAGAGTCGGGGGACGGACTGGTTATTCTCACGAACAGTGACAATGGCATTGATTTAAGACAAGACATCTATAGTGCATGGATCAAGTTTCAGACCGGAGAAGATGCGCCAGGATATTTGGCTTTGAAGCAAAAGAGGGAGATCAACCGTTATCTAGCCGCCGTCCTTTATCTACTGCTCGGCTGTTACATAGCGGTAGCGGTAATTCGCTTGATTAGAGGCCGCCGGGGATTCATCAGCAAGCACGCCCAAAAGGTAAAATGGATCTTTGCATTAAAAGCTGTTCTAATAGGCGGGGTAGGGATATCCCTAATTTACTATACGTATTTCCTGAGCAACCTGAATTTGGCGGCAGGACTTAAGCAAGTGGTGATGGCGGTATTTTTATGGCTGATCGGGCTGCTGCTTGTCGCCATATTCCCGAAGTATAGGAAGCGCAAACAATCAATATAG
- a CDS encoding sodium-dependent transporter: protein MKSQQELQISSKKTDRFSSAGFILAAIGSSVGLGNMWKFPYITGQYGGAAFFLLFIVCLLAIGLPVLLAELAIGRYGRGSASTSFVKAGGGKVWARFGLLQVLAPLMILSFYVIVSGWTLNYAVLAFTGKLFKNQDFSGQFTGFTGGYMNVVWQIIAVVFTGWVVAKGVSKGIERFNKIAIPGLVVLLVILMIRSVTLPGAGAGVSFFLNPDFSKLTPESALVALGHAFFSLSLGMGILITYGAYVDKRQSLGTATLAIGAGDLIYALIAGLIIFPTTFSFGIDQAQGPSLVFVALPAAFSAMPFGTIFGGLFFVLLAIAALTSAVSLLEVPVSFAMERWKWTRTKSVVVISLLVLIIGVPSAVSFGMVPGLTDLGGKSFFDWMDFIASNILLPLGGLTTTIFAGYYWKHAAEAAGLKSGWFKVWLFMLRYVAPVLVVLVLLHTSGIIKF, encoded by the coding sequence ATGAAGTCACAGCAAGAATTACAAATTTCATCAAAGAAAACGGATAGGTTCTCTTCCGCAGGTTTTATCCTGGCCGCTATAGGGAGTTCAGTGGGCCTAGGGAATATGTGGAAATTCCCGTATATTACTGGCCAGTATGGCGGAGCAGCCTTTTTCCTGCTCTTTATCGTCTGCTTGCTTGCTATAGGTCTTCCGGTATTATTAGCGGAACTTGCGATCGGGCGTTATGGGCGCGGAAGTGCCTCGACTTCCTTTGTAAAAGCAGGAGGCGGCAAAGTTTGGGCAAGATTTGGCCTGCTTCAGGTGTTGGCACCGCTTATGATTCTTTCTTTCTACGTAATCGTATCCGGCTGGACATTGAATTACGCCGTATTGGCCTTTACTGGAAAGCTGTTTAAGAATCAGGATTTTTCCGGGCAGTTCACAGGCTTCACAGGAGGCTATATGAACGTTGTCTGGCAGATTATTGCTGTAGTCTTTACAGGCTGGGTTGTTGCCAAAGGGGTCTCTAAGGGAATTGAGCGATTTAACAAAATTGCAATTCCGGGTCTAGTTGTCCTGTTGGTTATTCTCATGATTCGATCTGTTACACTTCCAGGTGCAGGTGCCGGGGTATCCTTCTTTCTTAACCCCGACTTCTCCAAGTTGACACCGGAATCGGCTCTAGTTGCCCTTGGACATGCCTTCTTCTCACTTTCGCTTGGGATGGGGATTCTGATCACTTATGGTGCTTATGTAGACAAGAGACAATCTCTTGGTACAGCGACATTAGCGATTGGAGCAGGGGATTTGATTTATGCCCTTATTGCCGGACTGATTATTTTCCCTACGACCTTCTCGTTCGGGATTGACCAGGCCCAAGGACCTTCACTTGTATTTGTAGCTTTGCCTGCTGCCTTTTCTGCAATGCCATTTGGTACGATTTTCGGAGGCTTGTTCTTCGTCCTGCTTGCGATTGCGGCGTTGACCTCAGCGGTATCTCTTCTGGAAGTCCCCGTATCCTTCGCCATGGAACGCTGGAAGTGGACTAGAACTAAATCAGTCGTAGTCATTTCCCTGCTGGTATTGATCATTGGAGTTCCGTCTGCCGTATCCTTCGGTATGGTGCCTGGTTTGACGGATTTGGGCGGTAAATCCTTCTTTGATTGGATGGATTTCATCGCTTCGAATATCCTGCTTCCTTTAGGTGGTTTGACCACTACGATCTTTGCAGGTTATTACTGGAAGCATGCGGCTGAAGCGGCCGGTCTCAAATCAGGATGGTTCAAAGTATGGCTCTTCATGCTGCGGTATGTAGCTCCTGTCCTTGTAGTTCTAGTGCTGCTGCACACTTCGGGAATTATTAAGTTCTAA
- a CDS encoding acyl-CoA synthetase, translating into MENHPADKTALKWLSDHEEYEEVTYGNLMKQANQLANGLGGLGLVKGDRVLVMVPRRIIAYVIYLACLKLGLVVIPSSEMLRAKDLSYRFGHSGARAVISWSDCTPEVDKIEEDHPSLAFRIAVPSHQNDVPEGWVNLDKLMNGQPDVFEAVQTHRDDTAILAYTSGTTGNPKGVVHSHGWGYAHLRIASILWLDIQESDMVWATAAPGWQKWIWSPFLSVLGRGATGFVYSGSFQPSRYLELMQKYKIQVLCCTPTEYRIMAKTDGLHHFDLSNLRSAVSAGEPLNQEVIEVFKRQFDITIRDGYGQTESTLLIGNLMNTPVRSGSMGKAISPGLIEIVDESGRPVAPNEVGDIAVHVDMPALFRTYYKDSERKKSNERGEFFVTGDRARMDEDGYFWYEGRNDDIIISSGYTIGPFEVEEALMKHAVVKECAVVASPDEIRGSIVKAFVVLVDGLEGTKELVRELQHHVKAWTAPYKYPRKIEFISSLPKTSSGKIRRVELREQERKALTSKN; encoded by the coding sequence ATGGAGAATCATCCGGCAGATAAGACTGCGCTTAAATGGTTAAGCGATCACGAAGAATATGAGGAAGTCACATATGGAAATCTGATGAAGCAGGCTAACCAGCTGGCTAATGGCCTTGGCGGCCTGGGATTGGTAAAAGGAGACCGTGTGCTCGTCATGGTACCGCGTAGAATTATCGCCTATGTGATTTACCTTGCCTGCCTAAAGCTTGGACTTGTTGTGATTCCTTCATCAGAAATGCTGCGCGCCAAGGATTTGTCTTATCGGTTTGGTCATTCCGGTGCAAGAGCCGTCATCTCATGGTCAGATTGCACCCCAGAAGTGGACAAGATTGAAGAAGACCATCCGTCACTTGCATTCCGCATAGCGGTTCCCAGTCATCAGAATGATGTTCCTGAAGGCTGGGTCAACTTGGACAAGCTGATGAATGGACAACCCGATGTATTTGAGGCAGTGCAGACACATCGTGATGATACGGCGATTCTCGCATACACCTCAGGGACAACGGGAAATCCCAAAGGAGTGGTTCACAGTCATGGCTGGGGATATGCCCACTTGCGCATCGCTTCGATCCTGTGGCTGGATATTCAAGAGTCGGATATGGTGTGGGCAACGGCAGCCCCTGGCTGGCAAAAGTGGATATGGAGCCCGTTTCTTTCGGTACTCGGCAGAGGAGCGACAGGGTTTGTATACAGTGGTTCCTTTCAGCCAAGCCGCTATCTGGAACTGATGCAGAAATATAAAATTCAAGTCCTCTGCTGCACGCCAACAGAATATCGGATCATGGCGAAGACGGATGGACTTCATCATTTTGATCTGTCGAACCTGCGAAGTGCGGTATCCGCAGGGGAGCCTCTCAATCAGGAAGTGATCGAAGTATTCAAGCGTCAATTCGACATTACAATTCGGGATGGCTATGGACAGACTGAGAGCACGCTGCTGATCGGGAACCTGATGAATACGCCTGTACGCTCAGGCTCTATGGGCAAAGCCATTTCACCAGGACTCATTGAGATTGTTGATGAATCCGGCCGTCCGGTAGCGCCAAATGAAGTAGGGGACATTGCGGTGCATGTGGACATGCCTGCCCTGTTCCGAACCTACTATAAGGATTCTGAACGGAAGAAGAGCAACGAGCGCGGGGAATTCTTCGTGACAGGAGACCGTGCGCGAATGGATGAAGACGGATATTTCTGGTACGAAGGGAGAAATGATGATATTATCATCAGCTCCGGTTATACCATCGGTCCGTTTGAGGTGGAAGAGGCACTGATGAAGCACGCGGTAGTGAAGGAATGCGCCGTTGTTGCAAGTCCTGACGAAATTCGCGGTTCTATCGTGAAGGCATTCGTCGTGTTAGTCGATGGGCTAGAGGGTACTAAAGAATTGGTACGTGAACTGCAGCATCATGTGAAAGCCTGGACGGCCCCCTATAAATACCCAAGGAAAATTGAGTTTATATCCAGTCTGCCGAAGACGAGCTCCGGTAAAATTCGCAGAGTGGAGCTGCGTGAGCAGGAACGGAAGGCTTTGACTAGTAAGAACTGA
- a CDS encoding DUF3951 domain-containing protein, which yields MNFILLFMCFVSGLFIVLIGLIVFKMIRKKRIPDIYYTPFDYITGQSTIEFHEEKEDEEQDNDQGDDLDKNIKKPAQPLGS from the coding sequence ATGAATTTTATTTTACTCTTTATGTGTTTTGTATCAGGATTATTTATTGTTTTAATAGGCTTAATTGTATTCAAAATGATCAGAAAGAAACGAATCCCTGATATTTACTACACTCCATTTGACTATATCACGGGACAAAGCACCATTGAATTTCATGAAGAAAAGGAAGACGAGGAACAAGACAACGACCAAGGTGATGACTTGGATAAAAATATCAAAAAGCCAGCTCAACCTTTAGGCTCATAG